Proteins encoded by one window of Pecten maximus chromosome 15, xPecMax1.1, whole genome shotgun sequence:
- the LOC117344409 gene encoding sodium-dependent glucose transporter 1-like — protein sequence MEKEMQYGVRSSDLETVPMQADTHCNKSSETRDYKTIQSQIARSVCVSAAYMILGWTKGQIGPAFPDIMMISGADLEKGSAFMTSLYTGQLFGSVMAGFIYPKMNKYLLFGFALVLYSLTVAVIPWCFLYELMVAAFTFLGVCGGMIGVGIGAEIVAIWGPTPRGRSFIMANSAAYSIASVLSPLVTAPFLLKQSVYTPFNTNDTTWNITYIHTDME from the exons ATGGAGAAAGAAATGCAATATGGCGTTCGATCATCCGACCTTGAAACAGTTCCTATGCAGGCAGATACTCACTGTAACAAATCAAGCGAAACCAGGGACTATAAAACCATTCAGTCACAGATTGCACGAAGCGTGTGCGTTTCTGCTGCTTATATGATCTTG GGCTGGACAAAGGGCCAGATCGGACCCGCCTTCCCTGATATCATGATGATTTCCGGAGCTGATCTTGAAAAAGGATCTGCTTTTATGACATCACTCTACACAGGTCAATTATTCGGCTCCGTTATGGCAGGTTTCATTTACCCAAAAATGAACAAATACCTTTTATTTGGTTTTGCCTTGGTATTGTACAGCCTTACAGTAGCAGTCATTCCCTGGTGTTTCCTCTACGAACTAATGGTAGCAGCATTTACATTTCTTGGTGTTTGCGGCGGGATGATTGGCGTTG GAATAGGTGCCGAAATTGTAGCCATTTGGGGACCGACACCACGAGGACGTTCATTTATCATGGCAAACAGTGCTGCTTATTCTATAGCCAGTGTACTGTCGCCTTTAGTAACGGCGCCATTTCTTCTCAAGCAGTCCGTCTACACACCCTTCAATACGAACGACACAACatggaatataacatatattcaCACCGACATGGAATAA
- the LOC117343264 gene encoding uncharacterized protein LOC117343264: MEKELKYGVRSAHLDSIPMKKTGEDNVIENESNSTETFCSGIWNSKSLRLQVVRSVCVSAAFMISGWTKGQIGPAFPDIMMISGADLEKGSVFMTSLYTGQLLGSIIAAFIYPKINKYLVFGSVLVLYSLAVAAIPWCFLYELMVAAFAFLGVWGGINSVGVGAECVAIWGPTPRGRSYIMANSAAYTISSVLAPLVTAPFLKQPVNSFTNTNTSSWNVTFVMPIWINRTIKTGLNDMDIPIDNSTLTNGSDSKLYIAYTISSVFYGKPYGTPDSVQDF; encoded by the exons ATGGAGAAAGAATTGAAATACGGCGTTCGATCAGCTCATCTTGATTCAATTCCTATGAAGAAAACTGGTGAGGATAATGTCATCGAAAATGAAAGCAATTCAACCGAAACATTTTGCTCTGGAATTTGGAACAGTAAAAGCCTCCGGCTACAGGTTGTACGTAGCGTATGTGTTTCTGCAGCTTTCATGATAAGT GGCTGGACAAAGGGCCAGATCGGACCAGCCTTCCCTGATATCATGATGATTTCCGGAGCTGATCTAGAAAAGGGATCTGTTTTTATGACATCACTCTACACAGGCCAATTACTCGGCTCCATTATAGCGGCTTTTATTTACccaaaaattaacaaatatctTGTATTTGGTTCTGTCCTGGTATTGTACAGTCTTGCAGTAGCAGCCATCCCGTGGTGTTTCCTGTACGAACTGATGGTAGCAGCATTTGCATTTCTTGGAGTTTGGGGTGGGATTAATTCTGTTG GAGTTGGTGCCGAATGTGTAGCTATATGGGGGCCAACACCACGGGGACGTTCATATATCATGGCAAACAGCGCCGCTTACACAATATCCAGTGTGCTAGCACCTTTGGTGACAGCGCCATTTCTGAAGCAGCCGGTCAATAGCTTTACCAACACGAACACCTCGTCATGGAATGTAACGTTTGTCATGCCAATATGGATAAACAGGACTATTAAGACAGGCCTGAATGATATGGATATACCCATTGACAATTCCACACTGACAAACGGAAGTGATTCAAAGTTGTATATAGCATATACGATATCGTCTGTTTTCTATGGAAAGCCGTATGGGACCCCCGACTCCGTTCAAGATTTTTAA
- the LOC117344009 gene encoding uncharacterized protein LOC117344009 yields the protein MMISGVDLEKGSAFMTSLYAGHLIGSVLAGFIFGKINKYLLFASTLLLYSLSVAVIPWCFLYELMVASFVFLGVCCGIISVAVGPELVDIWGPTPRGRSYLMVSTVAAGIASVVAPLVTAPFLLKQTNHGRVNTHDTSWNSTFSPTIYTYINSTIQSRLNDMELPTENSTLKTENDSKLYIAYTISAVLGLLTAVLFFVLFCQPGPVNEQKQNSGKLEFIGKRSILVKRLQLFNIAIFGLTQSAIDLTFAGYLAVFCINYLGWTKTLGATVTSVAFFARLTGTFSGIFLVRYFPSHYILLTSTIVSTVGLIGLTISAHVYFDVGIWISVGVIGIPFGLIWPNLISWINVNLIPFRNQISGVLACCVFLGAFLSPVLLGYLMEEVSLLWFCYLCCCKSVVIVINAILMVLYTAPTDTKQ from the exons ATGATGATTTCCGGAGTTGATCTTGAAAAAGGATCTGCTTTTATGACATCACTCTACGCAGGTCATTTAATTGGCTCAGTCCTGGCCGGTtttatttttggtaaaattaacaaatatctTTTATTTGCTTCTACTTTGCTACTTTATAGCCTTTCAGTAGCAGTCATTCCCTGGTGTTTCCTCTACGAACTGATGGTAGCTTCATTTGTATTTCTTGGTGTCTGCTGTGGGATTATTTCAGTTG CTGTAGGTCCTGAGCTTGTGGATATTTGGGGTCCAACACCTCGAGGTCGTTCATATCTCATGGTCAGCACTGTTGCAGCCGGTATCGCCAGTGTCGTAGCCCCTTTGGTGACGGCTCCATTTCTACTAAAACAGACCAACCATGGCAGAGTCAACACACACGACACTTCATGGAATTCAACGTTTTCTcctactatatatacatatattaacaGCACTATCCAATCCCGCCTGAATGATATGGAGCTACCAACTGAAAACTCTACATTGAAAACCGAAAACGATTCAAAGCTATATATAGCATATACAATATCAGCAGTATTAGGTTTGTTGACAGCTGTGCTCTTCTTCGTGTTGTTTTGTCAACCAGGACCAGTTAACGAACAGAAACAAAACAGTGGTAAATTGGAATTCATTGGGAAACGATCGATATTGGTTAAACGCTTACAATTGTTCAACATTGCCATTTTCGGGTTAACACAAAGTGCGATCGATTTAACATTCGCCGGATATCTTGCAGTATTCTGTATCAATTATCTTGGTTGGACAAAGACATTAGGAGCTACTGTTACCTCTGTTGCCTTTTTCGCTAGACTTACTGGGACTTTTAGCGGAATATTCCTTGTAAGGTATTTTCCCTCTCACTATATATTGCTAACATCCACTATTGTATCCACTGTGGGATTGATCGGTCTAACTATTAGCGCGcatgtatattttgatgttgGTATATGGATATCAGTGGGAGTTATTGGTATTCCGTTCGGTCTTATTTGGCCAAATTTGATAAGTTGGATAAATGTAAACCTCATTCCTTTTCGTAATCAAATTTCAGGCGTTCTGGCTTGCTGTGTCTTTTTAGGTGCTTTTCTTTCTCCTGTTCTACTCGGATACCTGATGGAAGAAGTATCTCTTCTTTGGTTTTGTTACTTGTGTTGTTGTAAGTCTGTGGTAATTGTTATCAATGCTATCCTAATGGTATTATACACAGCACCCACAGATACCAAACAATAA
- the LOC117343265 gene encoding sodium-dependent glucose transporter 1-like yields MEVGVKCGIQSYDHDAVPKQDVDIKDNDSSSEHKLKDISDESSNCKNTHLQIIRSVCVSCAYMVLGWTKGQIGPAFLDILMISGANLEKGSVFMTSLYAGQLIGSLLSGFAFAKMNKFLLFAFTLALYSLTVAAIPWCFLYELMVAAFAFLGVCGGIIVVAVGSEVVDIWGPTPRGRSYLMVNSVAAGIASVVAPLVTAPFLQKQPNYNSACTYNISWNSTSSTPTLYSYINRTIQSRLNDMELSIGNSTLKTESDSKLYIAYTISAVLGLLTAVLFFVLFCQPGPVNEQKQNSGKLEFIGKRSILVKRLQLFNIGVFGLTQSAIDFTFAGYLAVFCINYLGWTKTLGATVTSVAFFARLTGTFSGIFLVRYFPSHQLLVISTIASTVGFIGLTISAHAYADVGIWISVGAIGFPFGLMWPSLINWININLIPFRNQISGSLSSCAYLGALLVPLLIGYMMAEVSLLWFCYLCCSMSVVLVINALLMLLYTGPSVKKQ; encoded by the exons ATGGAGGTGGGAGTTAAATGTGGTATACAATCTTATGATCACGACGCTGTTCCTAAGCAGGATGTCGATATCAAAGACAATGACAGTTCCAGCGAACACAAATTGAAAGACATATCCGATGAATCATCGAACTGTAAAAACACACATTTGCAGATCATTCGAAGCGTGTGTGTTTCTTGTGCCTATATGGTTTTG GGCTGGACAAAAGGACAGATCGGACcagccttccttgacatcctgaTGATTTCCGGAGCTAATCTTGAAAAAGGGTCCGTTTTCATGACGTCACTCTACGCAGGTCAATTAATTGGCTCTCTCCTCTCTGGTTTTGCTTTTGCTAAAATGAACAAATTCCTTTTATTTGCTTTTACTTTAGCATTGTACAGCCTTACAGTAGCAGCCATTCCCTGGTGTTTCCTCTACGAACTAATGGTAGCAGCATTTGCATTTCTTGGTGTCTGCGGTGGGATTATTGTAGTAG CTGTAGGTTCTGAGGTTGTGGATATTTGGGGTCCAACACCTCGAGGTCGTTCATATCTCATGGTCAACAGTGTTGCAGCCGGCATCGCAAGTGTAGTAGCGCCTTTGGTGACAGCTCCATTTCTACAGAAGCAACCCAACTATAACAGTGCCTGCACATACAACATTTCATGGAATTCAACTTCGTCTACGCCTACTTTATATTCATACATTAACAGAACTATCCAATCACGCCTGAATGATATGGAGCTATCAATTGGAAACTCTACATTGAAAACCGAAAGCGATTCAAAGCTATATATAGCATATACAATATCAGCAGTATTAGGTTTGTTGACAGCTGTGCTCTTCTTCGTGTTGTTTTGTCAACCAGGACCAGTTAACGAACAGAAACAAAACAGTGGTAAATTGGAATTCATTGGGAAACGCTCGATATTGGTTAAACGCTTACAATTGTTCAACATTGGAGTTTTCGGTCTGACACAAAGTGCGATCGATTTCACATTCGCCGGATATCTTGCAGTATTCTGTATCAATTATCTTGGTTGGACAAAGACATTAGGAGCTACTGTTACCTCTGTTGCCTTTTTCGCTAGACTTACTGGGACTTTTAGCGGAATATTCCTTGTAAGGTATTTCCCCTCTCACCAGCTGTTGGTGATATCAACGATTGCATCCACTGTGGGATTTATCGGACTAACTATCAGCGCGCATGCGTATGCTGATGTTGGTATATGGATATCAGTAGGCGCAATCGGTTTTCCGTTCGGTCTTATGTGGCCAAGTTTGATAAATTGGATAAATATAAACCTCATTCCTTTTCGTAATCAAATATCAGGCTCTCTGAGTTCCTGCGCCTATCTAGGTGCCCTTCTGGTTCCTTTACTAATTGGATATATGATGGCAGAAGTATCTCTACTTTGGTTCTGTTACCTGTGTTGTTCAATGTCTGTGGTACTAGTTATTAATGCTCTCCTCATGTTACTTTACACAGGGCCCTCCGTTAAGAAGCAATAA